Proteins co-encoded in one Plectropomus leopardus isolate mb unplaced genomic scaffold, YSFRI_Pleo_2.0 unplaced_scaffold16066, whole genome shotgun sequence genomic window:
- the LOC121964566 gene encoding low-density lipoprotein receptor-related protein 12-like yields the protein CIAASQRNDNVYVSGISNACGDVAELLRASSGVITSPGWPFQYPSRLNCSWNIRAHPGDSVTISFQDFDLQGSHRCSSDWMSISSYRSLDGLRVCGAALPPPYISSQDHVWIHFHSDDTLTGKGFRLSYITGKPEASSCDVDQFHCSNGKCIPDWWRCNSMDECGDNSDEELCVESPFSFQPCSLNQFPCLSRYTRIYTCLPHSLRCDGSIDCQVPHQFTQSTTAH from the exons cgTGTGGGGACGTGGCGGAGCTCCTGCGGGCGTCCAGTGGGGTCATCACCAGTCCTGGTTGGCCCTTTCAGTATCCATCGCGACTGAACTGCAGCTGGAACATCAGAGCGCATCCTGGAGACAGCGTCACCATCAG TTTTCAGGACTTTGACCTGCAGGGATCCCACCGCTGCTCCTCAGACTGGATGTCCATCAGCAGCTACAGGAGCCTGGACGGACTGAGGGTCTGTGGCGCCGCCCTGCCGCCGCCGTACATCTCCTCCCAGGACCACGTTTGGATCCACTTCCACTCAGACGATACGCTGACTGGGAAGGGCTTCAGGCTGTCCTACATCACTG GTAAGCCGGAGGCGTCCAGCTGTGACGTGGACCAGTTTCACTGCTCTAATGGGAAGTGCATCCCAGACTGGTGGCGATGTAACTCGATGGACGAGTGCGGAGACAACTCGGACGAGGAGCTGTGTGTGGAGTCGCCGTTCTCCTTCCAGCCCTGCAGCCTGAACCAGTTCCCCTGCCTGTCCCGCTACACCCGCATCTACACCTGCCTGCCCCACAGCCTGCGCTGCGACGGCAGCATCGACTGCCAGGTACCACACCAGTTCACCCAGTCCACCactgcacact